A stretch of DNA from Streptomyces xanthii:
CGGCCAGCGTGCGCAGCCTGCCGGGGTGGCTGAACGTGGCGTTCTCGCGGAGCTGGCGCACCATCGCGCTCATGTACATGTGCTGTGCCTTGGCGCGCGCGATGTCGCTGCCGTCCTCGAAGCCGTGCCGGGTGCGCAGCCACTGCAGGGCCTGTTCGCCCTTGATGTACGTCGTGCCCTTCTCCAGCTTCAGGCTGGTGCCCTCGTCGCTGCCGGCCCGCCGCCCCGTCATGTTGGCGTCGACGCAGACCGGTACGCCGCCGATCGCGTCGGCCATCGACACCACACCCGTGAAGTCGACCATCATGAAGTGGTCGATGTGGATGCCGGTGATCTCCTCCCAGGTGGCGACCGTACAGCCCGGGCCACCACGGCCCAGCGAGGTGTTCGTCATTACCCGGCCGACCGTCTCCGGATACACGCGGCCCGTTTTCGGGTCGGTGCACTTGGGCAGTTTGACGAGGGTGTCGCGCGGCATGCTCACCACCGACATGTTGGTGCGGTCCGCCGACAGGTGCAGCAGCATCTGCACATCGGCAAGCGGTGCCGCGCCCACGCTCTCCTTGTGGCCGCCGAGCCTCAGGTTCTCCTTGCTGTTCCGGTCGTCCGACCCGATCAGCAGGATGTTCAGCGGGGTCTGGCCCGCCGCGTTGGGCGTCGGCTTCGCGGCCCGGTGCTCGCCCAGGCTGAGCTTGCCCGTCTGGATGTTGTTGTTCAGGTGCTGGTACCAGAGGTATCCGGCACCGGCCGTGCCCAGTACGAGGACCGCGAGCACGCCCGTGGTCCAGCGCAGTATTCGCGAGCGTTTGCTGCGCGCGCTTCGTCGCCCCATCCTTGCCCCACACTCCCCACCCCTGGCCAAGGCTCGGCCGCCCCGCTGTCATGTGGTGAGACAGTCTCGGGGCGGCCGAGGTTGGTCATTCGGCGCACACAGTTTTGTCCGCCGTCGATTTGTCCACGTCCGGCGCCTTCGCCGAACCGGTGATGGGCACCCCCGCGCCCTTGAAGTCCTTGCCGAGGATCAGGATCATCGCCGGCAGGCCCTGGTCGTTCGTCTCGCTCTCGCCCGGCTTGAGTGCCGATCCGGGCAGCCCCATGATGTCCGCCAGCTTCCGGGCCTGGTCGGCCTGGTCCGGCGAGTACTCCAGGGTCGTCTTGGCCTGGTCCTTCGGCGCGTTGCCCAACTGGCTCGACTTCAGGACGCCTTCGGTGTTCTGCAGCCAGGTGAGCGTGGTGCCGGCCGAGCCGGCCGGCGCGCCGCCGTTGTAGAGGTCGACGCGGACCTCGGAGGCCGCGGAGCGCACGCCCTTGAGGCGGGCGGAGTCGGCGGCCTTCTTCTTCTTTTTCGTCTCCGTGAGGGAGACGTCGTTCCTGATGGCGTCGAAGATCGCCGGTGCCTTCGTCTGGTCGACGACGACGGTGGCGTGCACCTTCTCCGCCGGGTTGTCGATCACCGGGGTCGTGACGAAGGAGATGTTCTTCGGCGGGACCTTCTTCAACTCCAGGGCGACGTCCTTGAGTTTGTTCAGGCTGCCGATGCCCTGGTCGACGGTGAGCGCCTTGGTGGCGGCCTCGGCGAGGCTCGTCAGCTTCGACGGGTTCGTCAGGGTGTCGCCGGAGCTCATCTTGCGGGCCAGCGAACCGAGGAACTGCTGCTGCACCTTGATGCGGTCCAGGTCGCCCGCGTTGCCGAAGGCGTGCCGGGTGCGGACGAAGGCGAGGGCCTGCTCGCCCTTCACCACGCTCTTGCCGGCGGGCAGCTTGAGGTGCGAGTCCGGGTCGTCCACCGGCTTCTTGACGCAGACCTCGACGCCGCCCACGGCCGTGGACAGGGTCTTCACGGCGTTGAAGTCGGCCATCATGAAGTGGTCCGGGGTGATCCCGGTGACCGCCTTGACGGTGCGCATGGTGCAGCCCGGGTCACGGCCGTCCTGGCCGAGGCTCGTGTTGAAGCGCACGGTCGAGGTGCCGGCGATCGGCTTGCCGTCGGTGGTGCACTCCGGGACGTCGACGATGAGGTCGCGCGGGATGCTCAGCGCGGTCGCGTTCGTCCGGTCCTTGGAGACGTGCAGCAGGATGTTCGTGTCGGCGTGACCGACGCTGCCCTTGTCGCCGTAGCCCTCGTTGCCCTTGCCGGTGCGCTTGTCCGTGCCGATGACGAGGATGTTGAAGGCCTCGTCCTTGGCGAAGCTGTTCTTGGCGTCGGGCGTGTTGTTGACCGTCAGGTTGCCGTTGAGGTGCTCGAGGTAGATGTACACCGCCCCGGCGCCGGCCAGGATCACGAAGGCCATCGTGCCGGAGGTCCACAGCAGGACCTTCTTGACCTTCGACTTCTTCTTCGGCTTCGACCTGCGCCGTCCCGTGTCCGGGGCCAGGGCCTCCGGCTCGCGCCGTCGGCGCTGGGGAGGGACGTCTCCCGGATCCTGCGGTGCCTGCTGCCGCCGTCGGCCGCCGGGCCGCGGTGCGGTGCGGCGCGGTCCCGGCACCCCTGACTGCTCAGCGGAGGGGGTCAGTCGCAGTTCGTAATCACCGGTCTGCGGGTTCAGGACCCACTGGTCTGCGGGGTCGATGTTCTCCGCCCGCCCACGGCCTTGCGCGTCCACGGTTGTCTGTGTCCTCCGTCGGGGCCACGCGGCGCCCTACCCCCCTTAAAGCGGGCGCCCGGTCAAAGTCGGTCAGCAGTGCGCGACCTTGCCCGAAGCGTGGCCGGGTGCACCGGATCGCTCACACTATCCGCCCAGTTCAGCGCCAGGCGACGGCGGTGACAAATTCCACTCCCCTACAACTGGGCATTCCGGCCCATATCTTTGAACCTGTGTGCCGGCTGATGACTCCCGCTTTACCGAGGGGCGGTTGAGGCGCCGCCGGAGGGGTACGGACCGGCCTCAGCCGCAGGTGTCCTGCTTCGCCGTATTGCCCCGGAACGTCGGAGTGGGCTCGGGGGTGCCGGAGGCGGGGGACGAGGCCCCGGACTTCTCGTCCATTTCCCGTTGATAGGCGACCGTTTCATCGGAAATGCCGGGGGACGAGCCCTCTTCTGCCTCGTGCGCCGCGGCGGGCACCTCCTTCCGGACGACCACCGGCCGGTCGGCGCGCAGCTGCCGGAAGAGCTGGTCGGCGGCGGGCTGGACGAGCTGGTCGCGGTTGGCGTTGTAGACGTACGCCTCCCGGGGCACGGTCAGGAACTGGATGCGGTCGGCCGGGATGTTCCGCATCCCGCGCACCAGGTCGTACAGGCCGCGCAGGCTCGCCAGGCCCGGGTCGGTGGTCAGGGACGAGGTGGCGGCGTCGAGGAGCGGGTAGAGCTTCGTCGGGTTCAGCAGGACACCGTTGCTCTGGACCTTCTGGACGAGAGCGCCGAGGAACCGCTGCTGACGGTCCATCCGGTCGGTGTCGCTGCCGTTGCCGAGGCTCTTGCGGGCGCGGACGTAGCCGAGGGCCTGCTCGCCGTTCAGGGTGTGCTCGCCCGCGGACAGCTTCAGATGGGCGTCGGCGTCATTGATGGGCGCGTCCAGGCAGACGGTCACCCCGTCCACGGCGTTCACCATGTCCTTGAAGCCCTGGAAGTCGACGACCATGTGGTGGTCGACGCGGATGCCGGTCACCTTCTCCACCGTGCGGATCGTGCAGGCGGAACCGCCCGCCTCGAACGCGTAGTTGAACATGGCGAACGTCGGCTCCAGGCGCTTGCCGTCCGGGGCGGTGCAGCGCGGCATGTTCACCATCAGGTCGCGGGGGAACGAGACGGCGACCGCGCTCTTCCGGTCCGCCGCCACGTGCAGCAGGATCGTCGTGTCCGAGCGCTGGGTGCCGTCGTTGCGGCCGTACTTGCGGTTCTTGCCGGCGCGCGAGTCGGATCCGATGAGCAGGATGTTCTGCGCGCCGTGCACGAGGACGGTGGGCCGCTCCTTGTCGTACTTCGCGAGTTCGGCGGCCGCGTCCGTGTCCTCGGTGATGTTCCCGCTGAGCTTCTCGTAGACGATCCAGCCGGCCCCGCCCGCCACGAGCACCAGGAACGCCAGCGCGCACGCCGCGTACCGCAGCCGGCGCCTGCGCCGCCGGACACGACCGGCGCCGGTCGGCGACGAGCCGGTGCCCGGGCCGAGCGGTGTGGCTGCGGAGTCGGTCACGTGCGGTCCCCTCACGGTCCGGCCTGGGGAAAACGGCGTCTCCACGATCATCGGCCCGGCCGCGCCGGGCGGCCGGGGGAGCGGGGCCGAACGGGTGAAGATCCGCTACTTCGCGGTCGCCGACACCCGCTCGCTGTCGATGCGCCGGGCCAGCGCCTCCTCGTCGAGCCGGTCCAGGTTCCGGCACAGCACGACGGAGCCGCCCGCGGCCAGCGGCGCGAAGAGCCCCGCGCTCAGCCCCTGCCAGGTGTCGTACGAGAGACCCGACAGCAGCCGGGAGCCCGGCCCGGTCAGCCCGAACGGGGCGGCGTCCGCGATCGCCCGCGCGGCGACCTCCGCGCCCGTCCACTCGGCCCCCGCGACGACCAGCGAGGGCTCGTCGGGGTCGACGGGGGAGAACGGGGCGAAGCGGTCGCCCTGCGAGGGGACCTCGACGGCGTAGTCGACGAACCCCTCCGGGGTCTGGAGGAAGCGGCCGCCGAGCGGGCGCAGCGCGAGGGCGACGCGCTCGCCGGAACAGGCGCGGGCCGCCTCCAGCGTGTCGGGGCCGCTGACCACGACGTCGGCGGCGGCCGGGTCGCCGCCCACGTCCGCGACGGCGCCGACCGAGGCGCAGGCCAGCAGCCAGACGGCGGTCTGCCAGTGGGCGGGCAGCAGCACGGCGACGCGGTCGCCGGGCTCGACGTTCAGGTCGCCCTGGAGCAGGTTCGCCGTCTTGTTCACCCAGTTCGCGAACGTGGCCACGGACAGCTCCACGCGCTCCCCGGTGGCGTCGTCGTAGAAGGTGACCAGGGGGCGACCGGGATCGTCCGCGAGGGCGTGCTGAAGAAGTTCGGCGGCAGTACGGGGCTCGGATTTCACGGGTTCAGCGTAGGCGCGGTGCGCTCCGCGGGGCGTCCGGGTGCGGGGCCCTGCCGTGCCTCCGCCCGTTTCGTCGCCGGGTGCGCCCCGGTGGGGCTTCTCGCGCAGTTCCCCGCGCCCCTGAGATGCGCACTTCGTGCTGCCTCTCATCGGGGCGGTGACCCGTCGGGGAAATGCGCCCGAAGGGCATGCATTTCAGGGGCGCGGGGAACTGCGCGACCAGCCCCCACCGGGCCCGCACCCGGCGACACACGGACGGCCCCCTGACGCGGCCCCCGCCCGGCCCA
This window harbors:
- a CDS encoding LCP family protein, whose protein sequence is MGRRSARSKRSRILRWTTGVLAVLVLGTAGAGYLWYQHLNNNIQTGKLSLGEHRAAKPTPNAAGQTPLNILLIGSDDRNSKENLRLGGHKESVGAAPLADVQMLLHLSADRTNMSVVSMPRDTLVKLPKCTDPKTGRVYPETVGRVMTNTSLGRGGPGCTVATWEEITGIHIDHFMMVDFTGVVSMADAIGGVPVCVDANMTGRRAGSDEGTSLKLEKGTTYIKGEQALQWLRTRHGFEDGSDIARAKAQHMYMSAMVRQLRENATFSHPGRLRTLAEKATDAVKPDDGLDTVKKLYDLSNELKKPSPKRITMTTMPFVYEGARVAPTPAADTLWKLLRDDVALDGKDAKKATAQTSHDPAAADDKIAVQVRNGTRTATTAAVPGRASAVRQALIGKGFTQAASDGSPPLAVDRTVVNYPSADLEGDAQAVAKSMGIPLSSVKRSTEVSGVTLTVGADWRTGNMFPKDAADADTPDKTLDRSQTQNGADSGQCMHVQPGYTW
- a CDS encoding LCP family protein produces the protein MDAQGRGRAENIDPADQWVLNPQTGDYELRLTPSAEQSGVPGPRRTAPRPGGRRRQQAPQDPGDVPPQRRRREPEALAPDTGRRRSKPKKKSKVKKVLLWTSGTMAFVILAGAGAVYIYLEHLNGNLTVNNTPDAKNSFAKDEAFNILVIGTDKRTGKGNEGYGDKGSVGHADTNILLHVSKDRTNATALSIPRDLIVDVPECTTDGKPIAGTSTVRFNTSLGQDGRDPGCTMRTVKAVTGITPDHFMMADFNAVKTLSTAVGGVEVCVKKPVDDPDSHLKLPAGKSVVKGEQALAFVRTRHAFGNAGDLDRIKVQQQFLGSLARKMSSGDTLTNPSKLTSLAEAATKALTVDQGIGSLNKLKDVALELKKVPPKNISFVTTPVIDNPAEKVHATVVVDQTKAPAIFDAIRNDVSLTETKKKKKAADSARLKGVRSAASEVRVDLYNGGAPAGSAGTTLTWLQNTEGVLKSSQLGNAPKDQAKTTLEYSPDQADQARKLADIMGLPGSALKPGESETNDQGLPAMILILGKDFKGAGVPITGSAKAPDVDKSTADKTVCAE
- a CDS encoding LCP family protein, giving the protein MTDSAATPLGPGTGSSPTGAGRVRRRRRRLRYAACALAFLVLVAGGAGWIVYEKLSGNITEDTDAAAELAKYDKERPTVLVHGAQNILLIGSDSRAGKNRKYGRNDGTQRSDTTILLHVAADRKSAVAVSFPRDLMVNMPRCTAPDGKRLEPTFAMFNYAFEAGGSACTIRTVEKVTGIRVDHHMVVDFQGFKDMVNAVDGVTVCLDAPINDADAHLKLSAGEHTLNGEQALGYVRARKSLGNGSDTDRMDRQQRFLGALVQKVQSNGVLLNPTKLYPLLDAATSSLTTDPGLASLRGLYDLVRGMRNIPADRIQFLTVPREAYVYNANRDQLVQPAADQLFRQLRADRPVVVRKEVPAAAHEAEEGSSPGISDETVAYQREMDEKSGASSPASGTPEPTPTFRGNTAKQDTCG
- a CDS encoding TIGR03089 family protein produces the protein MKSEPRTAAELLQHALADDPGRPLVTFYDDATGERVELSVATFANWVNKTANLLQGDLNVEPGDRVAVLLPAHWQTAVWLLACASVGAVADVGGDPAAADVVVSGPDTLEAARACSGERVALALRPLGGRFLQTPEGFVDYAVEVPSQGDRFAPFSPVDPDEPSLVVAGAEWTGAEVAARAIADAAPFGLTGPGSRLLSGLSYDTWQGLSAGLFAPLAAGGSVVLCRNLDRLDEEALARRIDSERVSATAK